From the Streptomyces sp. Tu 2975 genome, one window contains:
- the mtnA gene encoding S-methyl-5-thioribose-1-phosphate isomerase, with protein sequence MADQYVQNPVDAEPSKLPVLRWDEPPEGPVLVLLDQTRLPAEEVELVCTDVSVLVLAIRTLAVRGAPLLGIAGAYGVALAALRGFDVDEAAELLETARPTAVNLGYGVRLAASAYRTAVERGAEGEEAARAALSAAQELHRRDAEASRLMAGHGLALLEELLPGGGHRILTHCNTGALVSGGEGTAFAVALSAHRTGRLQRLWVDETRPLLQGSRLTAYEAARNGLPYTLLTDNAAGSLFAAGEVDAVLIGADRIAADGSVANKVGSYPLAVLAKYHHVPFIVVAPTTTIDLATPDGSAIEVEQRPAHEVTEVTSPQSAVAGAGSGGQTVAPLGTQAFNPAFDVTPPDLVTAIVTEEGVLSPVTGGGVAELCARSRQVTIS encoded by the coding sequence ATGGCTGATCAGTACGTACAAAACCCGGTGGATGCCGAGCCGTCGAAGCTTCCCGTGCTGCGCTGGGACGAGCCGCCCGAAGGGCCCGTACTGGTGCTTCTCGACCAGACCCGGCTCCCCGCCGAGGAGGTCGAGCTGGTCTGCACCGACGTTTCCGTCCTGGTGCTGGCGATCCGTACGCTCGCGGTGCGGGGGGCACCGCTTCTCGGTATCGCCGGTGCGTACGGAGTCGCGCTCGCGGCGCTGCGGGGCTTCGACGTGGACGAGGCCGCGGAGCTGCTGGAGACGGCGCGCCCCACCGCGGTGAACCTCGGGTACGGGGTGCGGCTGGCGGCGTCCGCGTACCGGACCGCCGTCGAGCGCGGGGCCGAGGGCGAAGAGGCGGCCCGCGCGGCGCTCTCGGCGGCCCAGGAACTGCATCGCCGTGACGCAGAGGCCAGCCGGCTGATGGCCGGGCACGGTCTGGCGCTGCTGGAGGAACTGCTGCCCGGCGGGGGCCACCGGATCCTGACGCACTGCAACACCGGGGCACTGGTGTCCGGTGGGGAGGGAACGGCGTTCGCCGTCGCGCTGTCGGCGCACCGGACGGGCCGGCTCCAGCGGCTGTGGGTGGACGAGACACGACCGCTGCTGCAGGGCTCCCGGCTCACCGCCTACGAGGCGGCACGCAACGGACTGCCCTACACGCTGCTGACGGACAACGCTGCTGGTTCCCTGTTCGCGGCAGGGGAGGTGGACGCCGTGCTGATCGGGGCGGACCGGATCGCCGCGGACGGATCAGTGGCGAACAAGGTCGGGAGCTATCCGCTGGCGGTGCTCGCCAAGTACCACCATGTGCCGTTCATCGTGGTCGCCCCCACGACGACGATCGACCTGGCGACACCGGACGGCTCGGCGATCGAGGTGGAGCAGCGGCCGGCACACGAGGTGACGGAGGTAACATCCCCGCAGTCCGCAGTGGCCGGCGCCGGAAGCGGCGGGCAGACAGTGGCCCCCCTGGGAACCCAGGCGTTCAACCCCGCATTCGATGTCACGCCGCCGGATCTGGTGACGGCGATCGTCACCGAGGAGGGGGTGTTGTCGCCGGTCACCGGGGGCGGCGTAGCGGAGCTGTGTGCCAGGTCACGCCAGGTAACGATTAGCTAA
- a CDS encoding MoxR family ATPase, whose protein sequence is MSAPTPETAESSDRARASLEALRTEIAKAVVGQDPAVTGLVVALLCRGHVLLEGVPGVAKTLLVRALAASLELDTKRVQFTPDLMPSDVTGSLVYDSHTSEFSFQPGPVFTNLLLADEINRTPPKTQSSLLEAMEERQVTVDGTPRLLPDPFLVAATQNPVEYEGTYPLPEAQLDRFLLKLTVPLPSREDEINVLTRHAEGFNPRDLEAAGVRPVAGPAELEAARLAVAKTSVSTEITAYVVDICRATRESPSLTLGASPRGATALLSTARAWAWLTGRDYVIPDDVKALALPTLRHRIQLRPEAEMEGVTADSVITAILAHVPVPR, encoded by the coding sequence ATGAGCGCCCCGACCCCCGAGACAGCCGAGAGCTCGGACCGCGCCCGCGCCTCCCTGGAGGCCTTGCGCACCGAGATCGCCAAGGCCGTGGTCGGCCAGGACCCCGCTGTCACCGGTCTCGTCGTGGCTCTGCTCTGCCGCGGTCACGTCCTTCTCGAGGGAGTGCCTGGCGTCGCCAAGACCCTCCTGGTGCGCGCCCTGGCCGCATCGCTCGAGCTCGACACGAAGCGCGTCCAGTTCACCCCCGACCTGATGCCCAGCGATGTCACCGGGTCACTTGTCTACGACAGCCACACGTCCGAGTTCTCGTTCCAGCCCGGGCCCGTCTTCACGAACCTCCTTCTCGCGGACGAGATCAACCGCACGCCGCCCAAGACGCAGTCGTCGCTCCTGGAAGCGATGGAGGAGCGGCAGGTGACGGTCGACGGCACGCCTCGCCTGCTCCCCGATCCCTTCCTCGTCGCCGCGACGCAGAACCCCGTCGAGTACGAGGGCACTTACCCCCTTCCGGAAGCCCAGCTGGACCGCTTCCTCCTCAAGCTGACGGTCCCCCTTCCGTCCCGCGAGGACGAGATCAATGTCCTGACCCGGCATGCGGAGGGCTTCAACCCCCGCGACCTCGAAGCGGCGGGGGTGCGTCCCGTTGCCGGCCCTGCAGAACTGGAAGCGGCCCGTCTCGCCGTGGCCAAGACCTCCGTCTCCACCGAGATCACCGCCTACGTCGTCGATATCTGTCGTGCCACCCGTGAATCCCCCTCACTCACACTGGGCGCCTCACCCCGAGGCGCAACCGCGCTGCTGTCCACCGCCCGCGCCTGGGCCTGGCTCACCGGGCGCGACTACGTCATCCCGGACGATGTGAAGGCCCTCGCCCTGCCCACTCTTCGGCACCGGATCCAGCTCCGACCCGAGGCGGAGATGGAGGGAGTCACCGCCGACTCCGTCATCACCGCGATCCTCGCCCACGTCCCCGTACCGCGCTGA
- the mtrB gene encoding MtrAB system histidine kinase MtrB, translated as MSNGSVAPKPGEPGVRTGRAAGPGRGPSRFGRLLHGGRLLQENAPGGPVPRLVMRWVRRPLLPAMRLWRRNIQLRVVVSTLLMSLGVVVLLGFVVIGQVRNGLLDAKGKAAQSQAAGGFAVAREKANAPIGPGGGQGDNAAGNARTWRSDLVVQLSSGGQGAFNVVALSADAQGAGTSRAPRTSGGVDPASIPQGLRDAVRQGGGTFETYLSIRYTDNVVDPEPGLVVGTQLNDIEGNPYELYYLFPLAQEEQSLNLVRGTLATAGLFVVVLLGAIAWLVVRQIVTPVRMAAGIAERLAAGRLQERMKVTGEDDIARLGEAFNKMAQNLQLKIQQLEELSRMQRRFVSDVSHELRTPLTTVRMAADVIHEARSDFDPVTARSAELLGDQLDRFESLLSDLLEISRFDAGAAALEAEPIDLREVVRRVIGGAEPLAERKGSRIRVVGDEQPVVAEADARRVERVLRNLVVNAVEHGDGKDVVVRMAVAGGAVAVAVRDYGVGLKPGEATRVFNRFWRADPARARTTGGTGLGLSIAVEDARLHGGWLQAWGEPGGGSQFRLTLPRTADEPLRGSPIPLEPEDSRQNRERAASSGKSEGNGHRMTSVPVQGASDLSPLPPRTAPPEVDPTALPGNGSRVVARQAGERGDLPAARASSEREDTTRGR; from the coding sequence ATGTCCAATGGCAGCGTTGCTCCGAAGCCCGGCGAGCCGGGGGTCCGTACGGGGCGGGCTGCCGGGCCGGGGCGGGGGCCCTCGCGATTCGGCCGTCTGCTCCATGGCGGACGGCTGTTGCAGGAAAACGCCCCCGGCGGGCCGGTGCCCCGGCTCGTCATGCGCTGGGTGCGCCGTCCGCTGCTCCCTGCCATGAGGCTGTGGCGACGGAACATCCAGCTCCGGGTGGTCGTGAGCACGCTACTGATGTCACTGGGCGTGGTCGTGCTGCTCGGCTTCGTCGTCATCGGGCAGGTGCGCAACGGTCTGCTCGACGCCAAGGGCAAGGCCGCGCAGAGTCAGGCGGCCGGCGGTTTCGCCGTCGCCAGGGAGAAGGCGAACGCGCCGATCGGCCCAGGCGGCGGGCAGGGCGACAACGCAGCCGGAAACGCCCGTACGTGGCGTTCCGACCTGGTGGTGCAACTTTCCAGCGGCGGCCAGGGCGCTTTCAACGTGGTCGCGCTCAGCGCCGACGCACAGGGCGCGGGCACCAGCCGTGCGCCACGTACCTCGGGTGGCGTGGACCCGGCGAGCATCCCGCAGGGCCTGCGGGACGCCGTGCGGCAAGGCGGAGGGACGTTCGAGACGTACCTCAGCATCCGGTACACGGACAATGTGGTCGATCCCGAGCCCGGGCTCGTGGTGGGCACGCAGCTGAACGACATCGAGGGCAATCCCTACGAGCTGTACTACCTGTTCCCCCTCGCGCAGGAGGAGCAGTCGCTGAACCTGGTCAGAGGCACCCTTGCCACGGCGGGGCTCTTCGTCGTGGTGCTGCTCGGTGCGATCGCCTGGCTTGTGGTGCGCCAGATCGTCACCCCGGTACGGATGGCGGCCGGGATCGCGGAGCGTCTCGCGGCGGGCCGGCTCCAGGAGCGGATGAAGGTCACCGGCGAGGACGACATCGCGAGGCTCGGCGAGGCGTTCAACAAGATGGCGCAGAACCTCCAGCTGAAGATCCAGCAGCTCGAGGAGCTCTCCCGGATGCAGCGCCGCTTCGTCTCGGACGTTTCGCACGAGCTGCGTACGCCGCTGACGACGGTGCGGATGGCCGCCGATGTCATCCACGAGGCGCGCAGCGACTTCGACCCGGTGACGGCACGCTCCGCCGAACTCCTCGGCGACCAGCTCGACCGCTTCGAGTCGCTGCTCTCCGATCTGCTGGAGATCAGCCGCTTCGACGCGGGTGCCGCCGCGCTCGAGGCGGAGCCGATAGACCTGCGCGAGGTCGTACGGCGGGTCATCGGCGGCGCCGAGCCGCTGGCGGAACGCAAGGGCAGCCGTATACGGGTCGTCGGTGACGAGCAGCCCGTCGTCGCAGAGGCGGACGCCCGGCGCGTCGAGCGCGTGCTGCGCAATCTTGTGGTCAACGCCGTCGAGCACGGTGACGGCAAGGACGTCGTGGTCCGCATGGCCGTGGCCGGCGGCGCCGTCGCGGTCGCGGTGCGGGACTACGGCGTGGGTCTCAAGCCCGGCGAGGCGACCCGCGTGTTCAACAGGTTCTGGCGCGCCGACCCGGCGCGTGCACGGACCACGGGCGGCACCGGCCTCGGCCTGTCGATCGCCGTCGAGGACGCCAGGCTGCACGGCGGCTGGCTGCAGGCGTGGGGCGAGCCGGGCGGCGGCTCGCAGTTCCGCCTGACCCTGCCCCGCACGGCGGACGAGCCGCTGCGTGGCTCACCTATACCGCTGGAGCCGGAGGACTCGCGGCAGAACCGGGAGCGTGCTGCCTCGTCGGGGAAATCTGAGGGGAACGGGCACCGGATGACGTCCGTGCCCGTTCAGGGGGCGTCGGACCTGTCACCGCTCCCGCCGCGTACCGCACCTCCCGAGGTCGACCCGACGGCACTGCCGGGCAACGGCTCACGGGTGGTGGCGCGGCAGGCAGGAGAGCGGGGCGACCTCCCCGCGGCAAGGGCTTCATCGGAGCGGGAGGACACGACTCGTGGGCGCTGA
- a CDS encoding DUF4129 domain-containing protein produces the protein MLGTGGATAALLVGASDDVPVDTPREPAREAAERELSRPMYHENDPNLLERALDRFWEWVDSLFGAASSGTPGGLIGLIAVILVVVALAAALWWRLGKPQRTVRASDSLFEDGPRSASAHRAAADKHAAAERWNQAVQERMRAIVRSLEERTLLDARPGRTADEAAAEAGRPLPDHADELRAAARVFDDVTYGGRTADRQAYERLRDLDLALESTKPLSATVAEGATE, from the coding sequence GTGTTGGGCACGGGGGGCGCGACGGCGGCACTGCTGGTCGGCGCGAGCGACGACGTACCGGTGGACACTCCGCGCGAGCCCGCCCGCGAGGCGGCGGAGCGGGAGCTGTCCAGGCCGATGTACCACGAGAACGACCCGAACCTTCTCGAGCGCGCCCTGGACCGCTTCTGGGAGTGGGTCGACAGTCTCTTCGGCGCCGCTTCGAGCGGCACTCCCGGCGGCTTGATCGGCCTGATCGCCGTCATCCTCGTCGTCGTCGCCCTCGCGGCCGCCCTGTGGTGGCGGCTCGGTAAGCCCCAGCGCACGGTCCGTGCCTCCGACTCCCTCTTCGAAGACGGCCCACGCAGCGCTTCGGCGCACCGCGCCGCGGCGGACAAGCACGCCGCCGCCGAGCGGTGGAACCAGGCGGTGCAGGAGCGGATGCGCGCCATCGTCCGCTCCCTGGAGGAACGCACGCTCCTCGACGCCAGGCCGGGCCGTACCGCCGACGAGGCCGCCGCGGAGGCGGGGCGCCCGCTCCCCGACCACGCCGACGAACTGCGCGCCGCGGCCCGTGTCTTCGACGACGTCACGTACGGCGGTCGCACCGCCGACCGGCAGGCGTACGAACGGCTCCGGGACCTGGACCTCGCCCTGGAGAGCACCAAGCCCCTGTCGGCCACCGTTGCCGAGGGAGCCACCGAATGA
- a CDS encoding DUF4350 domain-containing protein, whose product MTGLTGSTTSMSPSTRQVWNRVRGLLLAVMLLVVGGIAMAALRSNDHHGRLDPRSADQHGSRAVAELLKGRGVSTRVVTTLADATASADADTTVLVTDPDMLTATQQQDFRSATASAGGRTVLIAPGFASVGTLAPDVEVESRTEVSELSPRCDLPAARRAGSADLGGERYSTEAPGADSCYPSDGVTSLVRLDAPNDGDTVLLGAPDILYNDRLDKRGNASLALQLLGSRPELVWYIPSLDDPSAANPADGDGDEQGSGETDGEGTFFDLIPGGWLWGTLQLLVAAVLAAVWRARRLGPLVTEQLPVAIRASETTEGRARLYRKVNARDRAAASLRSATRTRLAPLLGVSAAGIHSPEALLPAVSAHLPHGEHDLRELLFGTPPADDTALVRLADQLDALEREVRTS is encoded by the coding sequence ATGACCGGCCTCACGGGCAGCACCACGTCCATGTCGCCCTCCACCCGCCAGGTCTGGAACCGCGTCCGGGGTCTGCTCCTCGCTGTCATGCTCCTCGTCGTGGGCGGCATCGCCATGGCTGCACTGCGGTCGAATGATCACCACGGCCGTCTCGATCCACGCTCCGCGGACCAGCACGGCAGCCGTGCTGTCGCCGAACTCCTCAAGGGCCGGGGCGTCTCGACCAGGGTGGTCACCACCCTTGCGGACGCCACCGCCTCGGCAGACGCCGACACCACCGTCCTCGTCACCGACCCCGACATGTTGACGGCCACTCAGCAGCAGGACTTCCGGTCCGCGACCGCCTCGGCCGGCGGACGAACAGTGCTGATCGCCCCCGGTTTCGCCTCCGTCGGCACACTCGCGCCGGACGTCGAGGTCGAATCCCGGACCGAGGTGTCCGAGCTCAGCCCCCGCTGCGACCTTCCCGCCGCCCGCCGCGCGGGCAGCGCCGATCTCGGCGGTGAGCGGTACTCGACCGAGGCGCCCGGCGCCGACAGTTGCTACCCGAGCGACGGCGTTACTTCCCTGGTGCGGCTCGACGCGCCGAACGACGGCGACACCGTCCTCCTGGGCGCTCCTGACATCCTCTACAACGATCGTCTCGACAAGCGCGGCAATGCCTCCCTCGCCCTGCAACTGCTCGGGTCCCGACCCGAACTGGTCTGGTACATCCCTTCTCTCGACGACCCCTCCGCCGCGAACCCCGCCGACGGAGACGGCGACGAGCAGGGCAGCGGCGAAACGGACGGCGAGGGCACGTTCTTCGACCTGATCCCCGGCGGCTGGCTGTGGGGCACGCTGCAACTCCTCGTGGCTGCCGTTCTGGCAGCCGTCTGGCGTGCCCGCCGGCTCGGGCCTCTGGTGACCGAACAACTGCCGGTCGCCATCCGCGCGTCGGAGACCACCGAGGGCCGCGCCCGCCTCTACCGCAAGGTGAACGCGCGTGACCGCGCCGCCGCCTCGCTCCGTTCCGCCACCAGAACCCGCCTTGCCCCGCTTCTCGGTGTCTCCGCCGCGGGCATCCACTCGCCCGAAGCCCTGCTTCCCGCGGTCTCCGCGCACCTCCCCCATGGTGAGCACGACCTCCGTGAACTGCTCTTCGGCACTCCCCCGGCCGACGACACCGCACTCGTCCGACTCGCAGACCAACTCGACGCCCTCGAAAGAGAGGTACGCACCTCATGA
- the mtrA gene encoding two-component system response regulator MtrA — protein MMSFMKGRVLVVDDDTALAEMLGIVLRGEGFEPSFVADGDKALAAFREAKPDLVLLDLMLPGRDGIEVCRLIRAESGVPIVMLTAKSDTVDVVVGLESGADDYIVKPFKPKELVARIRARLRRSEEPAPEQLTIGDLVIDVAGHSVKRDGQSIALTPLEFDLLVALARKPWQVFTREVLLEQVWGYRHAADTRLVNVHVQRLRSKVEKDPERPEIVVTVRGVGYKAGPS, from the coding sequence ATGATGTCGTTTATGAAGGGACGAGTCCTTGTCGTCGACGACGACACCGCACTGGCCGAGATGCTCGGCATTGTGCTGCGTGGTGAAGGTTTCGAGCCGTCGTTCGTAGCGGACGGTGACAAGGCACTTGCCGCTTTCAGGGAGGCCAAGCCGGATCTGGTGCTCCTCGACCTCATGCTGCCCGGAAGGGACGGCATCGAGGTGTGCAGGCTGATCCGGGCCGAGTCGGGTGTTCCGATCGTGATGCTCACTGCCAAGAGCGACACCGTCGATGTGGTGGTCGGGCTCGAGTCCGGGGCCGACGACTACATCGTCAAGCCGTTCAAGCCGAAGGAGCTGGTCGCCCGGATCCGGGCCCGGCTGCGGAGGTCGGAGGAGCCCGCGCCGGAGCAGCTGACGATCGGGGACCTGGTCATCGATGTCGCCGGTCACTCCGTGAAGCGGGACGGGCAGTCGATAGCGCTGACCCCGCTGGAGTTCGACCTGCTGGTCGCGCTCGCGCGCAAGCCGTGGCAGGTGTTCACCCGTGAGGTGCTGCTGGAGCAGGTGTGGGGTTATCGCCACGCCGCCGACACCCGGCTGGTGAACGTGCATGTGCAGCGGCTGCGTTCCAAGGTCGAGAAGGACCCGGAGCGGCCGGAGATCGTGGTAACCGTCCGCGGTGTCGGTTACAAGGCCGGGCCGAGCTGA